A genomic window from Sebastes fasciatus isolate fSebFas1 chromosome 7, fSebFas1.pri, whole genome shotgun sequence includes:
- the exosc5 gene encoding exosome complex component RRP46 encodes MEVCGSSDVTLREFGCEQSLLSRPDGSASFIQGDTSVMAGVYGPAEVKVSKEIYDRATLEVVIQPKVGLPSVRERSQEQCVRETCEASLLLTLHPRSSLTLILQLIHDDGSLLSCFLNAACMALMDAGLPMSCLFCGVTCAIDSDGQIITDPTAAQEKESRAVMTFAIDGTERRVMMSSTKGSFSVHELQQCIAVSQKASEKIFQFYRDSVRRRYSKTL; translated from the exons ATGGAGGTGTGCGGCTCTTCAGATGTGACTCTCAGAGAGTTTGGCTGCGAGCAGAGTTTACTGTCTCGACCTGATGGTTCAGCGTCCTTCATTCAAG GAGACACAAGTGTGATGGCCGGAGTGTACGGACCAGCTGAGGTCAAAGTCAGTAAGGAAATCTATGACCGGGCAACGCTGGAGGTGGTGATACAGCCCAAAGTGGGACTGCCAA GTGTGAGGGAGCGATCACAAGAGCAATGTGTGCGAGAAACCTGTGAGGCATCTCTGCTCTTGACACTTCACCCTCGCTCCTCCCTAACTCTCATTCTTCAGCTGATACACGACGACGGTTCA CTCTTGTCCTGCTTTTTGAATGCTGCCTGTATGGCTCTTATGGACGCAGGCCTGCCGATGAGTTGCCTTTTCTGTGGAGTGACCTGTGCCATCGACTCAGACGGTCAAATCATCACAGACCCCACCGCGGCTCAGGAAAAG GAAAGTCGTGCTGTGATGACCTTTGCTATCGACGGTACGGAACGCAGAGTAATGATGTCATCCACCAAAGGAtcattttcagttcatgag CTGCAGCAGTGTATAGCAGTCAGTCAGAAAGCATCAGAGAAGATCTTCCAGTTCTACAGAGACTCTGTCAGGCGGCGATACTCCAAAACCCTCTGA